In Centropristis striata isolate RG_2023a ecotype Rhode Island chromosome 5, C.striata_1.0, whole genome shotgun sequence, a single genomic region encodes these proteins:
- the emc1 gene encoding ER membrane protein complex subunit 1 — MAKLILFWLKFILLCCTAGAVFEDQVGKFDWRQQYVGKVRFSHFDAHMQSSKKVLVATENNVFASLNTRTGELFWRHLDNTGPEGNIDALLHHGQDAVLVVGNGRLLRSWEINIGGLNWEMVLDSGSFQSACLVGLQDIVRHVAVLKKSIISLHYLSNGHQKWIENLPDSETVDYQAVYSGGNGEVYVLGVVPHSHIAVVVYSLEDGEIIKQTSIEAPWLTNIQTSCAVIGQGMLMCVDSATVSLYMLHLHEQSEMTQIPLQSLGLEASPGFQPVLTSTQPNPARPPLSEFFLQLGPDHHLLLQLNNDQIVTLRDFKPAMLISFATTGEKTVAAVMSPKNKTACSLNLFSAETGRRLLDTTLIFNMDPNGGKPEKLHVQAFLKKDDSVGYRVMVQTEDHTLTFIQQPGRVMWTREEALSDVVTMEMVDLPLTGTQAELEGEFGKKADGLMSMVLKRLSSQLILLQAWISHLWKLFYDARKPRSQVKNDVTIENLSRDEFNLQKMMVMVTASGKLFGIDSKTGSILWRHYLDNVPSNAAFKLMVQRTTAHFPHPPQCTLLIKDKDTGLATLHVFNPIFGKKSHVTPPALPQPILQSLMLPLMDQDYAKVLLLVDDQYKVSAFPSTKNVLQQLQEMASSIFFYLVDSSQGRLSGYRLRTDLSTELIWEVVVPTEVQKIVSVKGKRPNEHVHSQGRVMGDRSVLYKYLNPNLLAVVTESTDLHQERSFVGILLIDGVTGRIIHEAVQRKTRGPVHVVHSENWVVYEYWSTKSRRNEFSVIELYEGMELYNSTVFSSLDRPHAPQVLQQSYIFPSSISTMEATLTEKGITSRHLLIGLPSGGILSLPKMFLDPRRPEIITEQSREENLIPYAPELLIRTEWFINYNQTVSRVRGIYTAPSGLESTCLVVAYGLDIYQTRVYPSKQFDVLKDDYDYMLISSVLLALFFATMISKRLAEVKLLNRAWR, encoded by the exons ATGGCAAAGCTAATTTTGTTCTGGCTCAAATTTATCCTTTTATGTTGCACTGCCGGGGCTGTGTTTGAGGATCAAGTAGGGAAATTTGACTG GAGGCAGCAATATGTAGGCAAGGTTCGCTTTTCCCATTTCGACGCACACATGCAGTCATCCAAAAAGGTTCTTGTGGCAACAGAGAACAATGTTTTTGCTTCActtaacaccaggactggagaacTCT TCTGGAGACATTTGGATAACACTGGGCCAGAGGGAAACATTGACGCTCTTCTACATCATGGACAAG ATGCTGTGCTTGTGGTCGGTAATGGCCGCCTGTTGCGCTCCTGGGAGATAAACATTGGTGGTTTGAACTGGGAGATGGTTCTGGACTCTGGCAG tttcCAGTCTGCGTGTTTAGTCGGACTGCAAGACATCGTGAGGCATGTGGCCGTTTTGAAGAAATCCATCATCTCTCTCCATTACCTTTCTAATGGTCATCAAAAATGGATAGAGAATCTACCAGACAG TGAAACCGTGGATTACCAGGCTGTGTACTCTGGTGGGAATGGTGAAGTGTACGTACTGGGAGTTGTTCCCCATTCCCACATTGCAGTTGTTGTATACAGTTTGGAGGATGGAGAAATAATCAAGCAG ACATCGATCGAAGCTCCGTGGCTGACCAACATACAGACCAGCTGTGCAGTGATCGGTCAGGGGATGTTGATGTGCGTGGACTCTGCAACTGTTTCCCTGTACATGCTGCACTTGCATGAGCAATCAGAGATGACCCAGATCCCCCTGCAG TCACTGGGACTTGAAGCCAGCCCCGGCTTCCAGCCCGTTCTGACGTCCACCCAGCCCAACCCAGCTCGGCCGCCGCTGTCCGAGTTCTTCCTCCAGCTTGGGCCTGACCACCATCTGCTTCTCCAGCTCAACAATGATCAGATTGTGACACTGAGGGACTTCAAGCCT GCCATGCTGATTTCATTTGCTACCACTGGAGAGAAGACTGTTGCTGCTGTCATGTCCCCCAAGAATAAAACT GCTTGCAGCCTTAACCTCTTTAGTGCAGAAACTGGACGTAGACTTCTAGAcacaacactgatttttaatatGGATCCTAACGGTGGGAAACCAGAGAAG CTGCACGTACAAGCATTCCTCAAGAAAGACGACTCTGTTGGCTACAGGGTCATGGTGCAGACAGAAGACCACACACTCACTTTCATTCAACAGCCAG GGCGTGTGATGTGGACGAGAGAGGAGGCCCTGTCAGATGTGGTGACAATGGAAATGGTGGATCTGCCTCTCACAGGAACGCAGGCAGAGCTGGAGGGAGAGTTTGGCAAAAAGGCTG ACGGCCTGATGTCTATGGTGCTGAAGAGGCTCTCTTCTCAGCTCATCTTACTGCAGGCCTGGATCTCCCACCTCTGGAAGCTGTTCTACGACGCACGGAAGCCTCGCAGTCAAGTCAAAAATGATGTGACCATTGAGAACCTCTCCAGAGACGAGTTCAACCTGCAGAAGATGATGGTTATGGTTACTGCTTCTGGGAAG CTCTTTGGTATTGACAGCAAGACCGGCAGTATTTTATGGAGGCACTACCTGGACAACGTTCCATCTAATGCAGCTTTCAAACTCATGGTGCAACGGACCACAGCACACTTCCCCCATCCGCCACAGTGCACACTGCTCATCAAAGACAAG GACACAGGCCTGGCCACACTTCATGTATTTAATCCCATCTTTGGAAAGAAGAGCCACGTCACCCCACCAGCTCTGCCTCAGCCAATACTTCAGTCCCTCATGCTGCCTCTCATGGACCAGGATTATGCCAAGGTCTTACTTCTCGTCGATGACCAGTACAAG GTGTCTGCCTTTCCCTCTACAAAGAATGTACTTCAGCAGCTCCAGGAGATGGCCTCCTCTATATTCTTTTATCTTGTTGACTCCAGCCAGGGGAGACTTTCTGGCTACAGGCTACGAACG GATCTGTCGACCGAGCTGATCTGGGAGGTCGTCGTCCCAACCGAGGTCCAGAAGATTGTCTCAGTCAAAGGGAAGAGACCCAACGAGCATGTGCACTCCCAGGGCAGAGTGATGGGAGACCGTAGCGTCCTCTATAAG TACCTGAACCCCAATCTACTGGCTGTGGTGACTGAGAGCACAGACCTGCATCAGGAGCGGAGCTTCGTAGGGATCCTCCTGATCGACGGCGTGACTGGTCGCATCATCCACGAGGCCGTTCAGAGAAAGACCAGAGGACCGGTGCATGTTGTGCACTCTGAAAACTGGGTGGTG TACGAATACTGGAGCACCAAGTCTCGCAGGAACGAGTTCTCTGTGATCGAACTCTATGAAGGGATGGAGCTCTACAATAGCACTGTGTTCAGCTCACTGGATCGGCCGCACGCTCCTCAGGTTCTCCAGCAGTCTTATATTTTCCCCTCCTCCATTTCTACCATGGAGGCCACACTGACAGAGAAGGGCATCACCAGCCGCCACCTGCTCA TTGGATTGCCATCTGGGGGGATTTTGTCGTTACCCAAGATGTTCCTTGATCCCCGAAGGCCGGAAATAATAACAGAGCAAAGCCG GGAGGAGAACCTGATACCGTACGCACCAGAGCTGCTGATCCGCACGGAGTGGTTCATCAACTACAATCAGACTGTATCAAGAGTGCGAGGGATTTACACTGCCCCCTCTGGACTGGAGTCCACCTGCCTG GTGGTGGCATACGGTCTCGACATCTACCAGACACGCGTCTATCCCTCAAAGCAGTTTGACGTACTAAAGGACGACTATGACTACATGCTGATCAGTAGCGTTCTACTCGCCCTTTTCTTTGCCACCATGATCAGCAAACGCCTGGCAGAAGTCAAACTGCTCAACCGGGCCTGGCGGTAA
- the LOC131971954 gene encoding ERBB receptor feedback inhibitor 1-like, with protein MAGNQNNYWGQHGLNRECFGLSADMEHNLTELQQQQDKEFNCNLSISQSPFYSDSYRLHPDNVLRPHEGDQVVPSSQRRTIFGGYQKEAKPLPPPPDPEELMSDEAADSEVEFFTSDRRRLLPKSCPKAMCRGTNREYGQVNQAYQAAGTDSIAFSWPGRPSGRGSGFWALALQREDHQHVGPTVGDTLGSKHPNHPDQSSRFRFSCSGPPSEPFHSSTTTCPTGRPLIPPRIPIPPKPPALFRTVSANDEDKPPKIPPRVPLVPPCPPRTPSPKSLPIYINGVMPATQSFAANPNYVSKALQRQQSERAPPAAQFSPCIVPILKDGRQASATHYILLPPGRPPYSDRRERLRSEPTRTGNR; from the exons ATGGCCGGGAATCAGAATAACTACTGGGGCCAGCATGGCCTGAACAG AGAGTGCTTTGGCCTGAGTGCTGACATGGAACATAACCTGACGGAGCTTCAACAACAACAGGACAAGGAATTTAACT GCAACCTCTCCATCTCTCAGTCTCCTTTCTACTCTGATTCGTACCGCCTACACCCTGATAACGTGCTGCGGCCCCATGAGGGAGACCAGGTGGTCCCTTCTTCCCAGAGACGGACAATATTTGGGGGCTACCAAAAAGAAGCCAAACCTCTGCCACCGCCGCCTGACCCTGAGGAGCTCATGTCTGATGAGGCGGCAGACAGCGAGGTGGAGTTTTTTACCAGTGACCGACGGCGCCTTTTGCCCAAAAGCTGCCCAAAGGCCATGTGCAGGGGCACGAACAGAGAATACGGTCAAGTGAATCAAGCCTACCAGGCTGCTGGGACTGACTCCATAGCCTTCTCTTGGCCAGGCAGACCATCAGGTAGAGGAAGTGGGTTTTGGGCACTCGCTCTCCAGAGAGAAGACCACCAGCATGTGGGGCCCACAGTCGGGGATACGTTAGGTAGCAAACACCCCAACCATCCAGACCAATCATCCAGATTCCGATTTTCCTGTTCAGGCCCTCCTTCCGAGCCTTTCCACAGCAGTACCACAACCTGCCCCACTGGCAGGCCACTGATCCCTCCTCGTATCCCCATCCCGCCAAAACCTCCCGCTCTTTTTAGGACTGTGAGCGCCAACGATGAAGACAAGCCTCCCAAAATTCCTCCCCGGGTCCCCTTAGTCCCTCCCTGCCCACCACGTACCCCGAGCCCCAAAAGCCTTCCAATTTACATCAACGGCGTGATGCCAGCCACACAGAGTTTTGCTGCTAACCCAAACTATGTGAGTAAGGCATTACAGAGACAGCAGAGTGAAAGGGCACCCcctgctgctcagttttctccCTGCATTGTTCCCATTTTGAAGGATGGCAGACAGGCCAGCGCAACACACTACATCCTGCTGCCGCCCGGCCGCCCGCCATATTCAGACAGACGAGAAAGACTCCGGAGTGAACCGACCAGGACGGGAAACCGATAG